The Bacteroidales bacterium genomic interval TTAATCAAATTAATAAAGAAGGATATAAAAAGCTTATAAAAGATCAAATAGTAACTTATGAAATTATGGAAGGTGAAAAAGGTCCTCAGGCATCTAACGTAAGTATAGTCGAAGAATAGGTTAACTCAGGCTTTGTATAAGTATTTAACTTCTATACAATTATTTTAATATAAGCATAAAAACTGAAGTTACAAATAATTATTGTTTATTGATTATCATTATTGTCCGATTAAATAA includes:
- a CDS encoding cold shock domain-containing protein; the encoded protein is MLKGKVKWFDAIKGYGYIIGEDESEIFVHFNQINKEGYKKLIKDQIVTYEIMEGEKGPQASNVSIVEE